One Zootoca vivipara chromosome 9, rZooViv1.1, whole genome shotgun sequence DNA window includes the following coding sequences:
- the MFAP3L gene encoding microfibrillar-associated protein 3-like isoform X2 — MNMFSRHLLLSFWTTVHLSILLAVLTAAEDVTNSTLNHTHMLLGSVPVVVSRIDHIIVKEGYSALIDCNVQGHPGPDYKWYNSNGHLLKEDGNTGKWIFDNGQLNITSVSFEDRGKYTCVASNIYGQANNTVTLRVVFTSGDMGVYYMIVCLVAFTIVLILNITRLCMMSSHLKKTEKAINDFFRTEGAEKLQKAFEIAKRIPIITSAKTLELAKVTQFKTMEFARYIEELARSVPLPPLIMNCKTIMGEIMEVVGLEEQGHNSVRQSAEGQETAETEEMYMIPNSIKRSNSLTADSDASSLHEPPLKIAIKVSVHPLAKKDWVDDQSHGSIQLEIKKEKEEEEIVQAPEEPPEPASEPSSEPNTPETTPGSNMDTSTVYESHV, encoded by the exons ATGAACATGTTCAGCCGCCACCTCCTTTTGTCCTTTTGGACTACCGTACACCTTTCCATCTTGCTAGCAGTCTTGACAGCTGCTGAAGATGTCACGAACAGCACTTTAAACCACACTCATATGCTCTTAGGATCTGTGCCTGTGGTCGTCTCCAGAATTGATCACATTATAGTCAAGGAAGGTTACAGTGCCTTGATTGACTGCAACGTTCAAGGTCATCCGGGGCCAGATTACAAGTGGTACAACTCCAACGGCCATTTGCTGAAGGAAGATGGGAATACAG GGAAATGGATTTTTGACAACGGGCAATTGAACATTACTAGTGTGTCATTTGAGGATCGAGGAAAATACACGTGTGTCGCTTCTAACATCTATGGCCAAGCAAATAACACAGTGACTCTGAGGGTTGTCTTTACCTCTGGAGATATGGGGGTCTACTACATGATTGTATGTCTTGTAGCATTTACCATTGTCTTGATCTTAAACATCACTCGGCTGTGCATGATGAGCAGCCACCTAAAGAAGACCGAGAAAGCCATCAACGATTTCTTTCGGACGGAAGGGGCAGAAAAGCTGCAGAAAGCTTTTGAGATTGCGAAACGCATCCCAATCATCACATCGGCAAAGACCCTTGAGCTTGCCAAAGTCACACAGTTCAAGACCATGGAGTTTGCCCGCTACATTGAAGAGCTGGCTAGGAGTGTCCCACTGCCCCCTCTCATCATGAACTGCAAGACTATAATGGGAGAAATCATGGAGGTGGTGGGGCTAGAGGAGCAGGGCCATAACTCTGTAAGGCAGTCAGCTGAAGGACAAGAGACTGCTGAGACGGAAGAGATGTACATGATTCCCAACTCCATAAAGCGTAGCAACTCTCTCACCGCTGACTCAGATGCTTCCTCTCTGCACGAACCACCGCTGAAGATTGCGATAAAAGTGTCGGTCCACCCGTTGGCTAAAAAGGACTGGGTGGATGACCAGTCACATGGCAGTATACAATTGGAAAttaaaaaggagaaggaagaggaagaaattgTCCAAGCGCCAGAAGAACCTCCTGAGCCGGCCTCAGAGCCTTCCAGTGAACCAAACACTCCTGAGACAACTCCGGGAAGCAACATGGACACAAGCACTGTTTATGAAAGCCATGTATGA
- the MFAP3L gene encoding microfibrillar-associated protein 3-like isoform X3 — protein MKQCLATAGKWIFDNGQLNITSVSFEDRGKYTCVASNIYGQANNTVTLRVVFTSGDMGVYYMIVCLVAFTIVLILNITRLCMMSSHLKKTEKAINDFFRTEGAEKLQKAFEIAKRIPIITSAKTLELAKVTQFKTMEFARYIEELARSVPLPPLIMNCKTIMGEIMEVVGLEEQGHNSVRQSAEGQETAETEEMYMIPNSIKRSNSLTADSDASSLHEPPLKIAIKVSVHPLAKKDWVDDQSHGSIQLEIKKEKEEEEIVQAPEEPPEPASEPSSEPNTPETTPGSNMDTSTVYESHV, from the exons ATGAAACAGTGCTTGGCTACAg CAGGGAAATGGATTTTTGACAACGGGCAATTGAACATTACTAGTGTGTCATTTGAGGATCGAGGAAAATACACGTGTGTCGCTTCTAACATCTATGGCCAAGCAAATAACACAGTGACTCTGAGGGTTGTCTTTACCTCTGGAGATATGGGGGTCTACTACATGATTGTATGTCTTGTAGCATTTACCATTGTCTTGATCTTAAACATCACTCGGCTGTGCATGATGAGCAGCCACCTAAAGAAGACCGAGAAAGCCATCAACGATTTCTTTCGGACGGAAGGGGCAGAAAAGCTGCAGAAAGCTTTTGAGATTGCGAAACGCATCCCAATCATCACATCGGCAAAGACCCTTGAGCTTGCCAAAGTCACACAGTTCAAGACCATGGAGTTTGCCCGCTACATTGAAGAGCTGGCTAGGAGTGTCCCACTGCCCCCTCTCATCATGAACTGCAAGACTATAATGGGAGAAATCATGGAGGTGGTGGGGCTAGAGGAGCAGGGCCATAACTCTGTAAGGCAGTCAGCTGAAGGACAAGAGACTGCTGAGACGGAAGAGATGTACATGATTCCCAACTCCATAAAGCGTAGCAACTCTCTCACCGCTGACTCAGATGCTTCCTCTCTGCACGAACCACCGCTGAAGATTGCGATAAAAGTGTCGGTCCACCCGTTGGCTAAAAAGGACTGGGTGGATGACCAGTCACATGGCAGTATACAATTGGAAAttaaaaaggagaaggaagaggaagaaattgTCCAAGCGCCAGAAGAACCTCCTGAGCCGGCCTCAGAGCCTTCCAGTGAACCAAACACTCCTGAGACAACTCCGGGAAGCAACATGGACACAAGCACTGTTTATGAAAGCCATGTATGA
- the MFAP3L gene encoding microfibrillar-associated protein 3-like isoform X1, translating into MNMFSRHLLLSFWTTVHLSILLAVLTAAEDVTNSTLNHTHMLLGSVPVVVSRIDHIIVKEGYSALIDCNVQGHPGPDYKWYNSNGHLLKEDGNTAGKWIFDNGQLNITSVSFEDRGKYTCVASNIYGQANNTVTLRVVFTSGDMGVYYMIVCLVAFTIVLILNITRLCMMSSHLKKTEKAINDFFRTEGAEKLQKAFEIAKRIPIITSAKTLELAKVTQFKTMEFARYIEELARSVPLPPLIMNCKTIMGEIMEVVGLEEQGHNSVRQSAEGQETAETEEMYMIPNSIKRSNSLTADSDASSLHEPPLKIAIKVSVHPLAKKDWVDDQSHGSIQLEIKKEKEEEEIVQAPEEPPEPASEPSSEPNTPETTPGSNMDTSTVYESHV; encoded by the exons ATGAACATGTTCAGCCGCCACCTCCTTTTGTCCTTTTGGACTACCGTACACCTTTCCATCTTGCTAGCAGTCTTGACAGCTGCTGAAGATGTCACGAACAGCACTTTAAACCACACTCATATGCTCTTAGGATCTGTGCCTGTGGTCGTCTCCAGAATTGATCACATTATAGTCAAGGAAGGTTACAGTGCCTTGATTGACTGCAACGTTCAAGGTCATCCGGGGCCAGATTACAAGTGGTACAACTCCAACGGCCATTTGCTGAAGGAAGATGGGAATACAG CAGGGAAATGGATTTTTGACAACGGGCAATTGAACATTACTAGTGTGTCATTTGAGGATCGAGGAAAATACACGTGTGTCGCTTCTAACATCTATGGCCAAGCAAATAACACAGTGACTCTGAGGGTTGTCTTTACCTCTGGAGATATGGGGGTCTACTACATGATTGTATGTCTTGTAGCATTTACCATTGTCTTGATCTTAAACATCACTCGGCTGTGCATGATGAGCAGCCACCTAAAGAAGACCGAGAAAGCCATCAACGATTTCTTTCGGACGGAAGGGGCAGAAAAGCTGCAGAAAGCTTTTGAGATTGCGAAACGCATCCCAATCATCACATCGGCAAAGACCCTTGAGCTTGCCAAAGTCACACAGTTCAAGACCATGGAGTTTGCCCGCTACATTGAAGAGCTGGCTAGGAGTGTCCCACTGCCCCCTCTCATCATGAACTGCAAGACTATAATGGGAGAAATCATGGAGGTGGTGGGGCTAGAGGAGCAGGGCCATAACTCTGTAAGGCAGTCAGCTGAAGGACAAGAGACTGCTGAGACGGAAGAGATGTACATGATTCCCAACTCCATAAAGCGTAGCAACTCTCTCACCGCTGACTCAGATGCTTCCTCTCTGCACGAACCACCGCTGAAGATTGCGATAAAAGTGTCGGTCCACCCGTTGGCTAAAAAGGACTGGGTGGATGACCAGTCACATGGCAGTATACAATTGGAAAttaaaaaggagaaggaagaggaagaaattgTCCAAGCGCCAGAAGAACCTCCTGAGCCGGCCTCAGAGCCTTCCAGTGAACCAAACACTCCTGAGACAACTCCGGGAAGCAACATGGACACAAGCACTGTTTATGAAAGCCATGTATGA